Proteins encoded together in one Impatiens glandulifera chromosome 1, dImpGla2.1, whole genome shotgun sequence window:
- the LOC124935108 gene encoding RING finger protein 141-like → MAPFWHMEERFDYGISNEYEQIDPSYDVMELDFGVIRKDKVEIPSDDRVYFYIKMEACFTYGCISGMEDFENFLGDLVDESETTGSFMIPRDKLLSEDPLVRKDTISDMIIEMGVRPTWNMMDPILEVAHTMATRQLRTVRKKILPFSVYIYVEDYVDTHDYSADEDEEDLILEEEAEEEAMAMQPEFNMEIFPVSELVGGEKCIICLDELPSKDEKDLKRTGCCRHVFHGECIDKWLVRRSLCPLCRFQI, encoded by the coding sequence ATGGCTCCATTTTGGCATATGGAAGAACGTTTTGATTACGGTATAAGTAACGAATACGAACAGATAGATCCTTCTTACGATGTAATGGAATTGGATTTTGGGGTAATTAGGAAAGACAAAGTAGAGATTCCATCGGACGATAGAGTCTACTTTTATATTAAGATGGAGGCGTGTTTTACCTATGGGTGTATTTCTGGTATGGAAGATTTCGAAAATTTCCTCGGAGATTTAGTTGACGAAAGTGAGACCACGGGTTCGTTCATGATTCCGCGTGATAAATTGTTGTCGGAAGATCCGCTAGTCCGGAAGGATACCATCTCCGACATGATAATCGAAATGGGTGTCCGGCCGACCTGGAATATGATGGACCCTATCCTTGAGGTAGCCCATACGATGGCTACCCGCCAACTACGCACCGTACGCAAGAAGATTCTACCATTTTCTGTGTATATTTATGTGGAAGATTATGTGGATACTCATGATTATAGTgccgatgaagatgaagaggatCTGATATTGGAAGAGGAGGCAGAGGAGGAGGCGATGGCGATGCAGCCCGAGTTTAATATGGAAATCTTTCCCGTATCGGAATTAGTTGGCGGAGAAAAGTGTATCATCTGTCTAGATGAGCTGCCTTCAAAGGATGAGAAAGATCTGAAGAGAACGGGATGTTGCAGACATGTTTTCCATGGTGAATGCATCGACAAGTGGCTTGTTCGCCGCAGCTTGTGCCCTCTTTGCAGGTTCCAGATTTAA